The following are encoded together in the Lactuca sativa cultivar Salinas chromosome 1, Lsat_Salinas_v11, whole genome shotgun sequence genome:
- the LOC111885912 gene encoding probable aquaporin TIP-type, whose translation MPIRSIAFGRYDEFKHPDTIKAGVAEFISTFIFVFAGTGSGLAFSKLTNDGPATPTGLMVAAIAHAFALFVAVSISANISGGHVNPAVTLGAFVGGNITFLRGLVYILGQVLGSIVACLLLEFVTNGMSVEEFTFDEGVGFWNAFVFEIVMTFGLVYTVYATAIDPKRGNLGTTAPIAIGFIVGANILAGGAFTGASMNPALSIGRVLVSWNITLPNHLVFWTAPLIGGAIAGFVYDFLFMNQTHDHLPTST comes from the exons ATGCCAATCCGTTCAATCGCTTTTGGCCGATATGATGAGTTTAAGCACCCGGATACCATAAAGGCCGGGGTGGCGGAGTTCATCTCCACCTTCATCTTCGTCTTTGCAGGCACAGGTTCCGGCTTAGCTTTCAGCAAGCTAACCAACGATGGTCCTGCCACCCCTACTGGTCTTATGGTAGCAGCTATTGCCCATGCTTTTGCCCTGTTCGTGGCTGTCTCCATCAGTGCGAATATCTCCGGTGGACATGTGAACCCCGCCGTCACCCTCGGTGCCTTTGTTGGTGGTAATATCACTTTCCTCCGTGGTCTTGTTTACATACTTGGTCAGGTGCTGGGGTCCATTGTCGCTTGCTTACTACTCGAGTTTGTCACCAATGGCATG TCTGTAGAAGAGTTTACATTTGATGAAGGAGTCGGGTTCTGGAACGCTTTTGTATTTGAGATCGTGATGACATTCGGACTCGTTTACACAGTTTACGCAACCGCAATAGATCCCAAGAGGGGTAATTTGGGAACAACGGCACCAATTGccattgggtttattgttggagCAAATATCTTGGCGGGCGGGGCGTTCACCGGAGCATCCATGAACCCGGCTTTGTCAATTGGCCGGGTTTTGGTGAGCTGGAACATTACCTTGCCCAACCACTTGGTGTTTTGGACTGCACCTTTGATCGGTGGTGCTATTGCTGGGTTTGTTTATGACTTCCTTTTCATGAACCAAACCCATGACCATTTGCCCACAAGTACCTAA